One genomic segment of Nonomuraea coxensis DSM 45129 includes these proteins:
- a CDS encoding GNAT family N-acetyltransferase — protein sequence MADVGVRAARREDVLQVANCQIRAWRYGYRDFLPEGPLEQMTGPAAEKMWLRQWDEAIVAPPSPMHRVLVAVETILDTEGFPALGAGGSAALVTPRGGERVVGLASHAPAEDPDLDPSVVAEMLTLLVDPDFVRRGHGSRLLNATVDYLRDDGFRQIVTWVFADNYAVLGFLESAGWGEDMAERVLDMGRPIRMVRLTTDIS from the coding sequence ATGGCAGACGTAGGCGTCCGGGCGGCCCGGCGCGAGGATGTGCTCCAGGTTGCGAATTGTCAGATCCGCGCCTGGCGCTACGGCTACCGGGACTTCCTCCCGGAAGGGCCGCTTGAGCAGATGACCGGCCCCGCGGCCGAGAAGATGTGGCTGCGCCAGTGGGACGAGGCGATCGTCGCCCCGCCCAGCCCCATGCACCGGGTGCTGGTGGCGGTGGAGACCATCCTCGACACCGAGGGCTTCCCCGCGCTGGGCGCGGGCGGCAGCGCCGCGCTCGTCACGCCGCGCGGCGGCGAGCGCGTGGTCGGCCTGGCCTCGCACGCCCCCGCCGAGGATCCCGACCTCGATCCCAGCGTCGTGGCCGAGATGCTGACGCTGCTGGTCGACCCCGACTTCGTCCGCCGCGGGCACGGCAGCCGGCTGCTCAACGCCACCGTCGACTACCTGCGCGACGACGGCTTCCGTCAGATCGTCACCTGGGTGTTCGCCGACAACTACGCGGTGCTCGGCTTCCTGGAGTCTGCCGGGTGGGGCGAGGACATGGCCGAGCGCGTTCTCGACATGGGCCGTCCCATCCGTATGGTGAGGCTGACCACGGACATCAGTTAG
- a CDS encoding FxsB family cyclophane-forming radical SAM/SPASM peptide maturase: MSLSPEPELSHTTGFPDLLDVDALLAGGWQPLAFQQFILKVHSRCDLACRHCYVYEMADQSWREQPRRMSDAIADRAIQRIAEHAAAHDLGEIDVILHGGEPLLAGPDLIARIVRGVRGAVATGTRVNAHIQTNGVRLHDDYLRLFESLEIRIGVSLDGDAEGHDRRRLFLDGRGSHALVSESLRRLSEGPYHHLFSGLLCTIDVRNDPIRTYEALLEFDPPAVDFLLPHGNWAEPPPFREPDSPGTPYADWLIQIFDRWYDSPVLQTDVRLFREIMRLLMGSPSRAENVGLSPVRMIVIETDGGIEQSDNLKSAFHGAARTPLHVLRDPLDAALLHPAIAARQIGELALSSTCRRCDLVSVCGGGQYVHRYSPATGFAEPSVYCPDLYRLISHIAARCGGDLARLRGGR, encoded by the coding sequence TTGTCACTCAGCCCTGAGCCGGAACTCTCGCACACCACGGGGTTCCCGGATCTCCTCGACGTCGACGCGTTATTGGCGGGGGGCTGGCAGCCGCTCGCCTTCCAGCAGTTCATCCTCAAGGTCCACAGCCGCTGCGACCTGGCCTGCCGCCACTGCTACGTCTACGAGATGGCCGACCAGAGCTGGCGCGAGCAGCCGCGCAGGATGTCCGACGCCATCGCCGACCGCGCGATCCAGCGCATCGCCGAGCACGCCGCCGCCCACGATCTCGGCGAGATCGACGTCATCCTGCACGGCGGCGAGCCGCTGCTGGCCGGCCCCGACCTCATCGCCCGCATCGTCCGGGGAGTGCGCGGCGCGGTGGCCACGGGCACCCGGGTCAACGCCCACATCCAGACGAACGGCGTGCGGCTGCACGACGACTACCTGCGTCTGTTCGAGTCGCTGGAGATCCGGATCGGCGTCAGCCTCGACGGCGACGCGGAGGGCCACGACCGCCGCCGCCTCTTCCTCGACGGGCGCGGCAGCCACGCCCTGGTCAGCGAGTCGCTGCGGCGGCTCAGCGAGGGGCCCTACCATCACCTGTTCAGCGGCCTCCTCTGCACCATCGACGTGCGCAACGACCCGATCCGCACCTACGAGGCGCTGCTGGAGTTCGACCCGCCCGCGGTCGACTTCCTGCTGCCGCACGGCAACTGGGCCGAGCCGCCGCCGTTCCGCGAGCCGGACTCCCCCGGCACGCCGTACGCCGACTGGCTGATCCAGATCTTCGACCGCTGGTACGACAGCCCGGTGCTGCAGACCGACGTCCGCCTGTTCAGGGAGATCATGCGGCTGCTGATGGGCAGCCCCTCGCGGGCCGAGAACGTCGGCCTGTCCCCGGTGCGCATGATCGTCATCGAGACCGACGGCGGCATCGAGCAGTCCGACAACCTCAAGAGCGCCTTCCACGGCGCGGCCAGGACGCCGCTGCACGTGCTGCGCGACCCCCTGGACGCCGCCCTGCTGCACCCGGCCATCGCCGCCCGGCAGATCGGCGAGCTGGCGCTGTCGTCCACCTGCCGCCGCTGCGACCTCGTCTCGGTCTGCGGCGGCGGCCAGTACGTCCACCGCTACAGCCCGGCGACCGGTTTCGCCGAGCCATCGGTCTACTGCCCCGACCTGTACCGGCTGATCAGTCACATCGCGGCGCGCTGCGGCGGTGACCTGGCCCGGCTGAGAGGAGGGCGATGA
- a CDS encoding CGNR zinc finger domain-containing protein — MSSPAELVRDFVNTYDVASDTDELSSPAELTVWLRERGLTGPRERATDDDLHTAHALREGLRAALRREPATLPGLPLRVWVGAGGEPELVPAGAGVTGGLAAIAAATLGAAWDRLKVCAEGTCQRAFIDSSRNRSRSWCSMRVCGNRTKTRAYRARKRGSRRLQASNTDTV; from the coding sequence ATGTCGTCCCCCGCGGAGCTCGTCCGAGACTTCGTGAACACCTACGACGTCGCCTCCGACACCGACGAGCTCTCCTCCCCCGCCGAGCTGACCGTCTGGCTGCGCGAGCGCGGCCTGACCGGCCCGCGCGAGCGCGCCACCGACGACGACCTGCACACCGCGCACGCCCTCCGCGAGGGCTTGCGGGCGGCGCTGCGGCGCGAGCCGGCCACCTTGCCCGGCCTTCCGCTGCGGGTCTGGGTCGGGGCGGGCGGTGAGCCGGAGCTGGTGCCGGCCGGGGCGGGCGTCACGGGCGGGCTGGCCGCGATCGCGGCCGCGACGCTCGGCGCCGCGTGGGACCGGCTGAAGGTGTGCGCGGAGGGGACGTGCCAGCGGGCGTTCATCGACTCGTCGAGGAACCGTTCCCGCTCGTGGTGTTCCATGAGGGTATGCGGCAACCGCACCAAGACACGGGCTTACCGGGCGAGGAAGCGGGGTTCGCGTCGTCTCCAAGCCTCAAACACCGATACGGTGTAA
- a CDS encoding 1,4-dihydroxy-2-naphthoate polyprenyltransferase, with protein MATPGQWIAGARPRTLPNAVVPVMVGTGVAIGEGGFVWWRAVLALFVALALQIGVNYANDYSDGVRGTDDQRVGPMRLVGSRAATPRQVLTAALGCFAVAAVLGLALVVVTRAWWILLVGAACIAAAWFYTGGERPYGYRALGEPAVFLFFGVVPVVGTTYVQTGSLSWAALFASIPVGLLSCSMLVVNNLRDVGTDGESGKRTLAVVLGPGRTRALYVACQVVPFVVALAMVPITPWAALVLLAAPLAVPPIRAVLGRAVGPGLIAVLQQTGKLQLAYGLLFAVGLALVF; from the coding sequence ATGGCAACACCCGGCCAGTGGATCGCCGGCGCCCGGCCGCGCACGCTCCCCAACGCCGTCGTCCCCGTCATGGTGGGCACGGGCGTGGCGATCGGCGAGGGCGGCTTCGTGTGGTGGCGCGCCGTCCTGGCGCTGTTCGTGGCGCTCGCCCTGCAGATCGGGGTCAACTACGCCAACGACTACAGCGACGGCGTCCGCGGCACCGACGACCAGCGGGTCGGCCCGATGCGGCTGGTGGGCTCGCGCGCGGCCACGCCGCGCCAGGTGCTGACGGCCGCGCTGGGCTGCTTCGCCGTCGCCGCGGTGCTGGGGCTGGCGCTGGTCGTGGTCACGCGGGCCTGGTGGATCCTGCTGGTGGGCGCGGCCTGCATCGCCGCCGCGTGGTTCTACACCGGCGGCGAACGCCCGTACGGCTATCGCGCGCTGGGCGAGCCGGCCGTGTTCCTCTTCTTCGGCGTGGTGCCGGTGGTGGGCACGACGTACGTGCAGACCGGGTCGCTGAGCTGGGCGGCGCTGTTCGCCTCGATCCCGGTGGGCCTGCTGTCGTGTTCGATGCTCGTCGTCAACAACCTGCGCGACGTGGGCACCGACGGGGAGTCGGGCAAGCGTACGCTCGCGGTCGTGCTCGGGCCGGGGCGCACCCGGGCCCTTTACGTGGCCTGCCAGGTGGTGCCGTTCGTGGTGGCGCTGGCGATGGTGCCGATCACGCCGTGGGCGGCGCTGGTGCTGCTGGCCGCGCCGCTCGCGGTGCCGCCGATCCGGGCCGTGCTGGGCAGGGCCGTCGGGCCGGGGCTGATCGCGGTGCTGCAGCAGACGGGCAAGCTGCAACTGGCGTACGGGTTGCTGTTCGCGGTGGGTCTCGCCCTCGTCTTCTGA
- a CDS encoding adenosine deaminase — protein MKDFIAGLPKCELHLHIEGTLEPELKFELAARNGIDLPYASAEEMRAAYSFDSLPSFLTVYYESMRVLRTEPDFYDLAMAYLRKAAEQNVRYAEIFFDPQAHTGRGVPFDVVIRGLRRALMDAEARLGVRAQLIMCFLRDFQAEYAMATLLESLPYKEWIAGVGLDSDEKGNPPAKFAEVYARAREEGYLLTMHCDVDQDDAAEHIRQAIEDIGVDRIDHGVNILEDQRLVELVLARGMGLTCCPISNGFVTDSMKAEGIRKLMDLGVRVTINSDDPAYFDGYVQENLVALQEALQLSEEELAGLERNAFEVTWLPRPVKDAYLAEVDAYLASRAR, from the coding sequence ATGAAGGACTTCATCGCCGGACTGCCCAAGTGCGAGCTGCACCTGCACATCGAGGGAACGCTGGAGCCGGAGCTCAAGTTCGAGCTGGCCGCCCGCAACGGGATCGACCTGCCCTACGCCTCGGCCGAGGAGATGCGCGCGGCCTACTCGTTCGACAGCCTGCCGTCCTTCCTCACGGTCTACTACGAGAGCATGCGGGTGCTGCGCACCGAGCCCGACTTCTACGACCTGGCCATGGCCTACCTCCGCAAGGCGGCCGAGCAGAACGTCCGCTACGCGGAGATCTTCTTCGACCCGCAGGCGCACACCGGGCGCGGGGTGCCGTTCGACGTGGTGATCCGGGGGCTGCGGCGGGCGCTGATGGACGCCGAGGCGCGGCTCGGGGTGCGGGCGCAGCTCATCATGTGCTTCCTGCGCGACTTCCAGGCCGAGTACGCGATGGCGACGCTGCTGGAGTCGCTGCCGTACAAGGAGTGGATCGCGGGCGTCGGCCTGGACTCCGACGAGAAGGGCAACCCGCCGGCGAAGTTCGCCGAGGTGTACGCCCGCGCCCGCGAGGAGGGCTACCTGCTGACCATGCACTGCGACGTCGACCAGGACGACGCGGCCGAACACATCCGCCAGGCGATCGAGGACATCGGCGTCGACCGGATCGACCACGGCGTCAACATCCTGGAGGACCAGCGGCTGGTGGAGCTGGTGCTGGCGCGGGGCATGGGGCTCACCTGCTGCCCGATCTCCAACGGCTTCGTCACCGACTCGATGAAGGCCGAGGGGATCCGCAAGCTGATGGACCTGGGCGTGCGGGTGACGATCAACTCCGACGATCCCGCGTACTTCGACGGCTACGTCCAGGAGAACCTGGTCGCCCTCCAGGAGGCGCTGCAGCTCAGCGAGGAGGAGCTGGCAGGGCTGGAGCGCAACGCGTTCGAGGTGACCTGGCTCCCCCGCCCCGTGAAGGACGCCTACCTCGCCGAAGTGGACGCCTATCTGGCCTCCAGGGCACGCTGA
- a CDS encoding GAF and ANTAR domain-containing protein has translation MDIEEFERALGDCVSIATRAMPDAPMMSIALRAEGGLRTVACSDARAELLDELQSVTGQGPCIDALDTGEPVTCADLAADPRWSRFTAEAGLRSLHAEPLKSEGLLLGVLTLYSGERGGFAEATRVTARVTAGHIGVLFRTALGAARLKEVAAQLKEALDTRAVIDQALGIVMAQRRCTSRQAFEVLRHVSQDRNVKVQQVAAGIVRKVTGEAPQRPRFEEPPRVRPRMR, from the coding sequence ATGGACATCGAGGAGTTCGAACGGGCGCTCGGGGACTGCGTCTCCATCGCCACGCGCGCCATGCCGGATGCCCCCATGATGAGCATCGCGCTGCGTGCCGAGGGCGGGCTGCGTACCGTCGCCTGCTCCGATGCGCGGGCCGAGCTGCTCGACGAGCTGCAGTCGGTCACCGGTCAGGGGCCCTGCATCGACGCGCTCGACACCGGCGAGCCCGTCACCTGCGCCGACCTGGCCGCCGACCCCCGCTGGTCGCGTTTCACCGCCGAGGCCGGGCTGCGGAGCCTGCACGCGGAGCCGCTGAAGTCGGAGGGGCTGCTGCTGGGCGTCCTGACGCTGTACTCGGGCGAGCGCGGCGGTTTCGCGGAGGCCACGCGGGTGACGGCGCGGGTGACGGCCGGGCACATCGGGGTGCTGTTCCGTACCGCTCTGGGCGCGGCCCGGCTGAAGGAGGTGGCCGCGCAGCTCAAGGAGGCGCTCGACACGCGGGCGGTGATCGACCAGGCGCTCGGCATCGTGATGGCGCAGCGCCGCTGCACCTCGCGGCAGGCGTTCGAGGTGCTGCGGCACGTCTCGCAGGACCGGAACGTCAAGGTCCAGCAGGTGGCGGCGGGCATCGTGCGGAAGGTGACCGGCGAGGCGCCGCAGCGGCCGCGTTTCGAGGAGCCGCCGCGGGTGCGTCCCCGGATGCGGTGA